One genomic segment of Mycolicibacterium gilvum includes these proteins:
- a CDS encoding BTAD domain-containing putative transcriptional regulator has translation MRYRLLGPLQVVHGEAAVDIGPRKQRSVLAALLLAQGRVVSTDRLVDVVWGDDVPASATASLQVYISNLRRALRSGAGDRTVSSVAQPIVRQPPGYFLDAGPDESDIAVFTAACARAAAAIDGERWDEALAEADTALSLVRGELLEDIGDADWIREDAARFAEMRTECLAGKVMSLLALGKIPAALTAASQLGALDPLADRGCRLQMLALYRAGRTADALEVYTRYARRLDAELGLEPGPELRDLQTAVLRQAPELSGWPRSPGWTGAAAVTATEAVPVRLDTVESASHRAPLVGRRRELAAAADVLDRVTAGAARWLVLSGPPGIGKTRLAEEIAGLVAAGDGDVVWVNCPDERGTPPWWPMRQLVRALGADADEVLEIPPHADPDTARFLVYERIQRLLESAPRLLAVVVDDVQWADTTSAACLAYIAGTLRDRPVLVVVTVRDGEHPAEVSRLLSTVARGEANRLIEVPALSSEDVATLANEVAEEVVTAAEAAELADRTGGNPFFVSEYARLPREERAGNEIPRAVRSVLDRRLAALDPAVMQVLRAAAVIADVLDSVTVPLLARTTALDLDTLADYLDEAADERIIVNSHTGDGYVFAHGLLREQLLTGMPALRRQRVHAKVADVLADSALPDAPTWRAQHLVAAQPLVEPTVVVPACRLAAEQATQQWSSDIAAGWWQAALDAYDRLPASERDDADRDALTVELLEAHSRAGRGQLVLDSVTRYLGEALRTGRAASAGRVASALLRASGGWPWLAPGNDPGELLTLLSRAATLSEGEPASAARVLPALAVGHCYHPDPTIAPELLDRAERLAEATGDPDVIADVLIGRLITFSGVATLSAQSLEWVQRLNALRHSRSREDAVIAHSVATMAAMNLGDVDGARRHVQAGIAGSEELQLPVLRAQLRWMEAVLAVWHGDFAEAGRHHAIAAHVHEQTELYEAGSGLLARATLLRERGGPVDPSWTDLNAQQAGGLGMVGVVRTGVLTLLSGPKARAEALATLRHWAQHTDRAHIWTTLGHHTLLAHLAVDHDLPDFAEPLLAQLDPYRDRIAVIGQVGMAGPVALATARLHALRGDKVAALTDLAVARTIAERSAGVPTLLRCRLLECELAEESPGRSAAASALAAEAADLGMAAVVEAASRLV, from the coding sequence GTGCGCTATCGGTTGCTCGGGCCACTCCAGGTGGTCCACGGGGAGGCAGCGGTCGATATCGGCCCGCGCAAGCAGCGGTCCGTACTGGCGGCGTTGCTGCTGGCGCAGGGGCGGGTGGTCTCGACGGACCGGCTGGTCGACGTCGTATGGGGAGACGACGTTCCCGCCAGCGCGACGGCGAGCCTGCAGGTGTACATCTCGAACCTGCGCCGCGCGCTGCGTAGCGGTGCCGGTGACCGGACGGTGTCGTCGGTCGCGCAGCCGATCGTGCGGCAGCCCCCCGGCTACTTCCTGGACGCCGGACCCGACGAGTCGGACATCGCGGTGTTCACCGCGGCGTGCGCGCGGGCAGCGGCGGCGATCGACGGCGAACGCTGGGACGAGGCGCTCGCCGAAGCCGACACGGCGCTGAGCCTGGTGCGCGGTGAGTTGCTGGAGGACATCGGCGACGCCGACTGGATCCGTGAGGATGCGGCCAGGTTCGCCGAGATGCGCACCGAATGCCTTGCCGGCAAGGTGATGTCGCTGTTGGCGCTGGGCAAGATACCGGCAGCACTGACCGCGGCATCCCAGTTGGGTGCGCTCGACCCGCTGGCCGATCGGGGGTGCCGGCTGCAGATGCTCGCGCTGTACCGGGCGGGACGCACGGCCGACGCGCTGGAGGTCTACACCCGGTATGCGCGCCGCCTCGACGCCGAGCTGGGTCTCGAACCCGGGCCCGAGCTGCGTGATCTGCAGACCGCGGTGCTGCGGCAGGCGCCCGAGCTGTCCGGCTGGCCGCGTTCGCCGGGGTGGACCGGGGCTGCGGCCGTCACCGCGACCGAGGCGGTCCCGGTGCGGCTCGACACCGTCGAGTCGGCGTCGCACCGGGCACCACTGGTGGGTCGGCGACGCGAGTTGGCCGCCGCGGCAGACGTTCTGGATCGCGTGACCGCGGGCGCGGCGCGCTGGCTGGTGCTCTCGGGTCCGCCCGGGATCGGCAAGACCCGGCTCGCCGAGGAGATCGCCGGGCTCGTCGCCGCCGGCGACGGTGACGTGGTGTGGGTGAACTGCCCCGACGAGCGCGGCACACCGCCGTGGTGGCCGATGCGCCAGCTCGTCCGCGCGCTGGGGGCCGACGCCGACGAGGTTCTCGAGATCCCGCCGCACGCCGATCCGGACACCGCGAGATTTCTCGTCTACGAACGCATTCAGAGACTCCTGGAGTCGGCGCCACGCCTGCTCGCGGTCGTGGTGGACGACGTGCAGTGGGCGGACACCACCTCGGCGGCGTGCCTGGCCTACATCGCGGGGACGCTGCGTGACCGCCCCGTTCTGGTGGTCGTCACGGTGCGCGACGGTGAGCACCCGGCCGAGGTCTCCCGGCTGCTCAGTACCGTCGCGCGCGGCGAGGCGAACCGGCTCATCGAGGTCCCGGCGCTGTCGTCGGAGGACGTCGCGACGCTGGCGAACGAGGTCGCCGAGGAAGTGGTGACCGCCGCCGAGGCCGCCGAGCTCGCCGACCGTACCGGCGGCAACCCGTTCTTCGTCTCCGAATACGCCCGTCTTCCCCGAGAAGAGCGGGCGGGCAACGAGATTCCGCGGGCGGTGCGGTCTGTGCTGGATCGGCGGCTCGCCGCACTCGACCCCGCGGTGATGCAGGTGCTGCGCGCCGCGGCGGTGATCGCCGACGTGCTGGACTCCGTGACGGTCCCACTGCTGGCCCGGACGACGGCACTGGACCTCGACACCCTCGCCGACTATCTCGACGAGGCGGCCGACGAGCGCATCATCGTCAACTCCCATACCGGCGACGGCTACGTGTTCGCCCACGGCCTGCTGCGCGAACAGCTGCTGACCGGGATGCCGGCGTTGCGCCGGCAGCGGGTGCACGCCAAGGTCGCCGACGTGCTGGCCGACAGCGCCCTGCCCGACGCTCCGACGTGGCGTGCGCAGCACCTCGTCGCGGCGCAGCCTCTCGTGGAGCCGACGGTGGTGGTGCCGGCGTGCCGGTTGGCCGCCGAACAGGCGACGCAGCAATGGAGTTCGGATATCGCCGCGGGCTGGTGGCAGGCCGCACTGGACGCCTACGACCGGCTCCCGGCCTCCGAGCGCGACGACGCCGACCGCGACGCGCTGACCGTCGAGCTGTTGGAAGCGCACTCCCGGGCCGGCCGGGGGCAGCTCGTCCTCGACAGCGTCACACGGTACCTGGGGGAGGCGCTGCGCACCGGCCGCGCGGCCAGCGCGGGGCGGGTGGCCAGCGCGCTGCTGCGGGCCAGCGGGGGATGGCCGTGGCTCGCGCCCGGAAACGACCCGGGAGAGCTGCTGACCCTGTTGTCGCGGGCGGCGACCCTGTCGGAGGGGGAACCCGCGTCGGCGGCGCGGGTCCTGCCGGCGCTGGCCGTCGGGCACTGCTACCACCCCGACCCGACGATCGCCCCCGAACTGCTCGACCGCGCCGAGCGGCTGGCCGAAGCCACCGGGGATCCGGATGTGATCGCCGACGTCCTGATCGGCCGGCTCATCACCTTCTCCGGGGTGGCGACGCTGAGTGCGCAGTCACTGGAGTGGGTGCAGCGCTTGAACGCTCTGCGCCACAGCAGATCTCGTGAGGACGCGGTGATCGCCCATTCGGTGGCCACGATGGCCGCGATGAACCTCGGCGACGTCGACGGCGCCCGGCGGCACGTGCAGGCCGGTATCGCGGGCAGCGAGGAACTGCAACTGCCGGTGCTGCGGGCGCAGCTGCGCTGGATGGAGGCGGTGCTGGCGGTGTGGCACGGTGATTTCGCCGAGGCCGGACGTCACCACGCGATCGCGGCGCACGTGCACGAGCAGACCGAGTTGTACGAAGCGGGCAGCGGGCTGCTCGCTCGCGCGACCCTGCTGCGCGAGCGCGGCGGTCCGGTCGATCCCAGCTGGACGGACCTGAACGCGCAGCAGGCCGGCGGTCTCGGCATGGTCGGTGTGGTGCGGACCGGGGTGCTGACGTTGCTGAGCGGCCCGAAGGCCCGAGCCGAAGCCCTGGCCACCTTGCGGCATTGGGCGCAACACACCGACCGGGCCCACATCTGGACGACGCTGGGTCACCACACGCTGCTCGCACATCTCGCCGTCGACCACGACCTGCCCGATTTCGCCGAACCGCTTCTGGCGCAGCTGGATCCGTATCGGGACCGGATCGCCGTGATCGGTCAGGTCGGGATGGCCGGACCGGTCGCGCTGGCCACGGCACGGTTGCACGCGCTACGCGGCGACAAGGTGGCCGCCCTCACTGATCTGGCGGTGGCGCGCACTATCGCCGAGCGCAGCGCCGGGGTGCCCACGCTGTTGCGGTGCCGGCTGCTGGAGTGCGAGCTGGCCGAGGAGTCGCCCGGGCGTTCGGCTGCGGCCTCGGCCCTGGCGGCCGAGGCCGCCGACCTGGGCATGGCCGCGGTCGTGGAGGCGGCCTCACGTCTGGTGTGA
- a CDS encoding FAD-binding oxidoreductase, which produces MTVPTDLRRDEALRSLRDQVATPVALPGEPGYERCRPWNVVAPVEPAAVVLATSPEDVAGTVRFAAAHGFRVTVQATGHGAVGVGPDTILIQTSAMRHVSVDVVNGTARVGAGARWQDVLDVATPHGLAPLCGSAPGVGVIGYLTGGGIGPLVRTYGLSSDHVRSFDVVTGGGRLLRAAPDENADLFWGLRGGKATLGIVTSAEIDLLPVPEFYGGAVYFAADDVADVLRAWAAWCVDLPETINTSIAIQQLPPLPEVPEPLAGRMTVAVRYAAVGDVDEAEQALAPMRAVATPVLDTVGVLPYAAIGAVHADPVDPMPINEDQALLRELPPEAVEALLAAAGPESGSPQAIVELRHLGGALAREATHRSAFCHRNAAFSLAVIGVPAPEIADMVIAHAGAVTGAVAPWSTGGQMPNFAPSYDPARPSRVYTDDTLHWLAGLADRYDPARTLATGQVIRTVV; this is translated from the coding sequence ATGACCGTACCGACCGACCTGAGGCGCGACGAGGCGCTGCGCAGTCTGCGCGACCAGGTCGCCACCCCTGTGGCCCTGCCCGGCGAGCCCGGCTATGAGCGTTGCAGGCCGTGGAATGTGGTCGCACCCGTCGAACCCGCTGCCGTCGTGCTCGCGACGTCCCCCGAGGATGTGGCCGGCACCGTGCGCTTCGCTGCGGCCCACGGGTTCAGGGTCACCGTCCAGGCCACCGGGCACGGCGCCGTCGGGGTGGGTCCGGACACGATCCTGATCCAGACGTCGGCGATGAGGCACGTCTCGGTGGACGTGGTGAACGGAACGGCACGGGTGGGCGCGGGCGCACGGTGGCAGGACGTGCTCGACGTCGCGACCCCGCACGGTCTTGCGCCGCTGTGCGGTTCGGCGCCGGGCGTCGGCGTCATCGGCTACCTGACCGGTGGGGGTATCGGCCCGCTCGTCCGCACCTACGGGCTGTCGTCGGACCATGTGCGCTCCTTCGACGTGGTGACCGGCGGAGGACGGCTGTTGCGTGCCGCGCCCGACGAGAACGCCGACCTGTTCTGGGGGCTGCGCGGTGGGAAGGCCACCCTCGGCATCGTCACCTCCGCCGAGATCGACCTGCTGCCGGTTCCCGAGTTCTACGGCGGTGCAGTATATTTCGCTGCCGATGACGTCGCGGATGTGCTGCGCGCGTGGGCCGCGTGGTGCGTGGATCTGCCCGAGACGATCAACACGTCGATCGCGATCCAGCAGCTCCCGCCGCTTCCGGAGGTCCCCGAGCCGCTGGCCGGCCGGATGACGGTGGCGGTGCGCTATGCCGCGGTCGGCGACGTCGACGAGGCCGAGCAGGCGCTCGCACCGATGCGCGCGGTCGCAACACCCGTGCTCGACACCGTCGGTGTGCTCCCGTATGCCGCGATCGGGGCCGTGCATGCCGATCCGGTCGACCCGATGCCGATCAACGAGGATCAGGCCCTGCTGCGCGAGCTGCCACCGGAGGCCGTGGAGGCTCTGCTGGCCGCCGCGGGTCCCGAGTCGGGGTCGCCGCAGGCCATCGTCGAACTGCGCCACCTCGGGGGCGCGCTGGCGCGCGAGGCGACGCACCGCAGCGCGTTCTGTCACCGCAACGCGGCGTTCTCGCTGGCGGTCATCGGGGTGCCGGCACCCGAGATCGCCGACATGGTGATCGCCCACGCCGGCGCGGTGACGGGGGCCGTGGCGCCGTGGTCGACCGGCGGGCAGATGCCGAACTTCGCGCCGTCCTATGACCCGGCCCGCCCGTCGCGGGTCTACACCGACGACACGTTGCACTGGCTGGCCGGTCTCGCCGATCGCTACGATCCGGCGCGCACGCTGGCGACGGGTCAGGTCATCCGAACCGTCGTGTAG
- the htpG gene encoding molecular chaperone HtpG — protein MAPHVEQLEFQAEARQLLDLMIHSVYSNKDSFLRELISNASDALDKLRLEAFRNKDLDVDTSDLHIEIVVDKEARTLTVRDNGIGMSRDEVVRLIGTLAKSGTAELRQQLREAKDANANEELIGQFGIGFYASFMVADRVELLTRKAGESEATRWESTGEGSYTIETVDQAGGEVPQGTSVTLHLKPEDREDELHDYTSEWKIRELVKQYSDFIAWPVRMDVERRTPASEEGGEETVTVETQTLNSMKALWARPRDEVSDEEYTEFYKHVAHAWDEPLETIAMRAEGTFEYQALLFIPSHAPFDLFQQNATVGVQLYVKRVFIMGDCDQLMPPYLRFVKGVVDAQDMSLNVSREILQQDRQIRAIRRRLTKKVLSTIAEMQAERPEKYRTFWTQFGRVLKEGLLSDTDNQDTLLRVSSFASTRSDDEPTTLAEYVERMPEGQTQIFYAAGESRQQLLNSPHLEAFKAKGYEVLLLTDPVDEVWVESIHEFDGKPLQSVAKGEVDLDSEADKEAQETERQEREKEFADVIAWLTEVLGDHVKEVRLSTRLTDSPACLITDTFGITPALARMYRASGQPVPVEKRILELNPTHPLVVGLREAHKSRGADDELAGTAELLYGTALLAEGGALEDPARFAGLLADRLTRMVGDQS, from the coding sequence ATGGCACCGCACGTTGAGCAGCTCGAATTCCAGGCGGAGGCACGGCAACTGCTGGATCTGATGATCCACTCCGTTTACAGCAACAAGGACTCGTTCCTGCGCGAGCTCATCTCGAACGCCTCCGACGCGCTGGACAAGCTTCGGCTCGAGGCGTTCCGGAACAAGGACCTCGACGTCGACACCTCCGATCTGCACATCGAGATCGTCGTCGACAAGGAGGCCCGCACGCTGACGGTGCGCGACAACGGCATCGGCATGTCACGCGACGAGGTCGTCCGCCTGATCGGAACGCTCGCGAAATCGGGGACGGCCGAGCTTCGTCAGCAGTTGCGGGAGGCGAAGGACGCGAACGCCAACGAGGAACTCATCGGCCAGTTCGGCATCGGCTTCTACGCGAGCTTCATGGTGGCCGACCGTGTCGAGCTGCTCACCCGCAAGGCGGGCGAAAGCGAGGCCACCCGATGGGAGTCCACCGGTGAGGGCAGCTACACCATCGAGACGGTCGATCAGGCGGGAGGTGAAGTGCCGCAGGGCACTTCGGTGACGCTGCACCTCAAACCGGAGGACCGTGAGGACGAGCTGCACGACTACACCTCGGAGTGGAAGATCCGGGAGCTGGTCAAGCAGTACTCGGACTTCATCGCGTGGCCCGTCCGGATGGATGTCGAGCGTCGCACCCCGGCGTCCGAGGAGGGCGGCGAGGAGACGGTCACCGTCGAGACCCAGACCTTGAACTCGATGAAGGCGCTGTGGGCCAGGCCCCGCGACGAGGTCTCCGATGAGGAGTACACCGAGTTCTACAAGCACGTGGCGCACGCATGGGACGAGCCCCTGGAAACCATCGCCATGAGGGCCGAGGGCACGTTCGAATACCAGGCGCTGCTGTTCATCCCGTCGCATGCGCCGTTCGACCTGTTCCAGCAGAACGCCACGGTCGGGGTGCAGCTCTACGTCAAACGGGTCTTCATCATGGGTGACTGCGACCAGTTGATGCCGCCCTATCTTCGCTTCGTCAAGGGCGTCGTCGACGCACAGGACATGTCGCTCAACGTCTCTCGCGAGATCCTTCAGCAGGACCGCCAGATCCGGGCGATCCGGCGCAGGCTCACCAAGAAGGTGCTTTCGACCATCGCGGAGATGCAGGCTGAGCGGCCAGAGAAGTACCGCACGTTCTGGACGCAGTTCGGCAGAGTCCTCAAGGAGGGCCTGTTGAGCGACACCGACAATCAGGACACGCTGCTGCGTGTGAGCTCGTTCGCCTCGACGCGCAGCGACGACGAACCGACCACGCTGGCCGAATATGTCGAACGGATGCCGGAGGGGCAGACCCAGATCTTCTACGCCGCAGGCGAATCGCGGCAGCAGCTTCTGAATTCGCCGCATCTGGAGGCGTTCAAGGCCAAGGGCTACGAGGTGCTGCTGCTGACCGATCCGGTCGACGAGGTCTGGGTGGAGTCGATCCACGAGTTCGACGGCAAGCCGTTGCAGTCGGTGGCCAAGGGTGAGGTGGACCTCGACTCCGAGGCGGACAAGGAAGCCCAGGAGACCGAACGCCAGGAGCGCGAGAAGGAGTTCGCCGACGTGATCGCGTGGCTCACGGAGGTGCTGGGTGACCACGTCAAGGAGGTGCGCCTGTCGACCCGGCTGACGGATTCGCCGGCGTGCCTGATCACCGACACCTTCGGGATCACCCCGGCGCTGGCGCGCATGTACCGGGCGTCAGGTCAGCCGGTGCCGGTCGAGAAGCGGATTCTGGAGCTGAACCCGACCCATCCGCTCGTCGTCGGTCTCAGGGAAGCGCACAAGAGCCGGGGTGCCGACGACGAGCTGGCCGGTACCGCTGAATTGCTCTACGGGACCGCGCTTCTCGCCGAGGGCGGTGCGCTGGAGGATCCGGCGCGCTTCGCCGGACTGCTCGCTGACCGGCTGACGCGCATGGTGGGGGATCAGTCCTAG
- a CDS encoding substrate-binding domain-containing protein: MRRSRTALLGAVGVTMSLVAASAGAANASPDAGDVTMVNVVKVEGIPWFNRMAVGVENFASRTGVHASQVGADDTSAQKQVQLIADLIPRRPTAITVVPNSVDALEDVLGQARAQGITVVSHEATGIRNADIDIEAFDNAAFGRQTMQSLAQCMEGQGEYVQFVGSVAMTTHMQWVDAAHDMQLAEFPGMTRIEGPVETANDEPTAYARATELLVKYPNLKGFQGAASTDVPGIARAVRDAGLQDRTCVMGTAVPSVASTFFADGSIDKIFFWDPAMAAEAQLQIALMLVQGEKIETGTDLNVPGYDSLTKLDGYDNVFVGNAALEADANTISQYQF; this comes from the coding sequence ATGCGCCGCAGTCGAACTGCCCTTCTCGGTGCGGTGGGCGTGACCATGTCGCTGGTCGCCGCGTCCGCGGGCGCCGCCAACGCCTCCCCGGATGCCGGCGACGTGACGATGGTCAACGTCGTCAAGGTCGAAGGCATCCCCTGGTTCAACCGAATGGCGGTGGGCGTCGAGAACTTTGCGAGTCGCACCGGCGTCCACGCGAGCCAGGTGGGCGCAGACGACACCAGCGCGCAGAAGCAGGTTCAGCTCATCGCGGACCTGATCCCTCGCCGCCCCACCGCCATCACCGTGGTGCCCAACTCGGTAGATGCGCTGGAGGATGTTCTCGGCCAGGCTCGCGCCCAAGGCATTACCGTCGTCTCGCACGAGGCCACCGGAATTCGGAACGCCGACATCGACATCGAGGCCTTCGACAACGCCGCCTTCGGCAGGCAGACCATGCAGAGCCTCGCCCAGTGCATGGAAGGGCAAGGCGAGTACGTCCAGTTCGTCGGTAGCGTGGCCATGACGACACACATGCAGTGGGTGGACGCCGCACATGACATGCAGCTGGCCGAGTTCCCCGGTATGACCCGCATCGAGGGACCGGTCGAAACCGCCAACGACGAGCCGACCGCCTACGCGAGGGCCACCGAGCTGCTGGTGAAGTACCCGAACCTCAAGGGCTTCCAGGGCGCGGCCAGTACCGATGTGCCGGGAATCGCCCGGGCCGTCCGGGACGCGGGCTTGCAGGACCGGACATGTGTGATGGGCACGGCGGTTCCTTCCGTGGCGTCGACGTTCTTCGCCGATGGCTCGATCGACAAGATCTTCTTCTGGGATCCGGCGATGGCCGCGGAAGCGCAGCTGCAGATCGCGCTGATGCTTGTGCAGGGCGAGAAGATCGAGACAGGCACCGACCTGAATGTCCCCGGCTACGACTCGCTGACCAAACTCGACGGCTACGACAACGTCTTCGTCGGAAATGCCGCGCTGGAAGCCGACGCCAACACCATCTCCCAGTACCAGTTCTGA
- a CDS encoding histidine phosphatase family protein codes for MPDPRTCRVRRILIAALSAVLLVLVSAIPSWAMTLTFVRHAESLANEAGIIDTRVPGPGLSEAGELQARAIAPVLAGMGFDGIYVSSMLRTQLTAQPMLDLLPGSSYQVLPGLREISAGIFEGSSENEGLGRLGYALAPVTWMLGARFVPVPGGEDGNAFDARVDGAIAEIADNGDENAVAFAHGATIMFWVMMNVDNPDLLLMLRHQLDNVESVVVEGSPEEGWTLVSWAGQAVSADPSLATKLLVNVRDLVVAPQTALYNVGTAFSSGDFETLVNAVRDGLIEVTRAVVRFIPDTVRDIVDEFRPSVTEDSLDVTELHRAVVTAAPQDDDEAEPQSVAVAEAETRNGSGVAPAGSTPPSGDEVTGSTDDDEATASDVVLEDTVDVDTIDVDTVEEDTGASDHAVGNHPDAEADDAAPANGSAKSSDDDGDSDDDASERAAA; via the coding sequence ATGCCAGATCCACGGACGTGTCGAGTTCGACGAATTCTGATCGCGGCGCTGTCGGCGGTGCTCCTCGTCCTGGTGTCGGCGATTCCGTCGTGGGCGATGACGTTGACGTTCGTGCGTCACGCGGAATCTCTGGCCAACGAGGCCGGCATCATCGACACCCGAGTGCCCGGCCCCGGGCTGAGTGAGGCAGGTGAGCTTCAGGCGCGGGCGATCGCACCTGTGCTCGCCGGCATGGGTTTCGACGGCATCTATGTGTCGTCGATGCTGCGGACCCAGCTGACGGCACAGCCGATGCTCGATCTGCTGCCCGGGTCGAGCTATCAGGTCCTGCCCGGCCTTCGGGAGATCTCGGCGGGCATCTTCGAGGGATCGTCCGAGAACGAGGGCCTGGGCCGGCTGGGCTATGCCCTGGCACCGGTCACCTGGATGCTGGGCGCCCGGTTCGTGCCCGTGCCCGGCGGGGAGGACGGAAACGCGTTCGACGCCAGAGTCGATGGTGCGATCGCGGAGATCGCCGACAACGGCGACGAGAACGCAGTGGCCTTTGCGCACGGCGCCACGATCATGTTCTGGGTGATGATGAACGTCGACAACCCCGACCTTCTGTTGATGCTCAGGCATCAGTTGGACAACGTCGAGTCGGTGGTGGTGGAAGGCAGCCCCGAGGAGGGCTGGACACTGGTGAGCTGGGCGGGACAAGCCGTCTCAGCCGACCCGTCGCTGGCCACCAAGCTGCTCGTCAACGTCCGGGACCTGGTGGTCGCGCCGCAGACCGCGCTCTACAACGTCGGCACGGCGTTCTCGTCGGGCGACTTCGAGACGCTGGTGAATGCGGTGCGCGACGGCCTGATCGAGGTGACCCGGGCGGTGGTCCGGTTCATCCCCGACACCGTGCGCGACATCGTCGACGAGTTCCGCCCATCCGTGACCGAGGACAGTCTGGACGTCACCGAGCTGCACCGTGCTGTCGTGACCGCCGCTCCCCAGGACGACGACGAAGCCGAACCGCAGTCCGTGGCGGTCGCCGAGGCCGAGACACGCAACGGTTCGGGCGTTGCACCCGCGGGCTCCACACCGCCGTCGGGTGACGAGGTCACCGGCAGTACTGACGACGACGAGGCGACGGCCTCCGACGTCGTCCTCGAGGACACCGTCGACGTAGACACCATCGACGTAGACACAGTCGAGGAGGACACCGGCGCATCCGACCATGCCGTCGGGAACCACCCCGACGCCGAGGCCGATGACGCAGCACCGGCGAACGGCTCGGCCAAGTCCTCCGACGACGACGGGGATTCCGACGACGACGCGTCGGAACGGGCAGCCGCGTAG
- a CDS encoding cytochrome C oxidase subunit IV family protein produces the protein MTSYVRHPLTAVWAVLTAVTIVSWLTARDGGASHHLNATVTVVVLVIAAVKTQLVIWHFMEVRHAPQWLKVTANGWLIAVVGLLLGFYFAAL, from the coding sequence GTGACGTCTTATGTGCGCCACCCGTTGACCGCCGTCTGGGCGGTGCTCACCGCGGTGACGATCGTGTCGTGGCTGACCGCGCGCGACGGCGGCGCGTCGCACCACCTCAACGCGACGGTCACCGTCGTCGTGCTGGTGATCGCGGCCGTCAAGACCCAACTCGTGATCTGGCATTTCATGGAGGTCCGCCACGCGCCACAGTGGCTGAAGGTGACGGCCAACGGGTGGCTGATCGCCGTCGTCGGGTTGCTGCTGGGCTTCTACTTCGCTGCGTTGTGA
- a CDS encoding cytochrome c oxidase subunit 3: MTGLGVAETHETPRKAKGRGHLPGEPSMWFFVIGDLIIFGVYFVVYMYYRGQDHQLFLESQARLNTDIGAVNTVVLLTSSLFVALGTSALRTGKVADAHRLFLMALVAGSVFPVLKAFEYVPEVASGLTPGTNLFFMFYYVMTGMHLCHVLLGLAILYFVVRDLRGPAEPRLSLAATGATYWHMVDLLWIILFALLYLMR; the protein is encoded by the coding sequence GTGACGGGGCTCGGGGTGGCCGAGACGCACGAGACGCCCCGAAAAGCCAAGGGCCGCGGCCACCTTCCGGGTGAGCCCAGCATGTGGTTCTTCGTCATCGGCGACCTCATCATCTTCGGCGTGTACTTCGTGGTGTACATGTACTACCGCGGCCAGGACCACCAGCTGTTCCTGGAGAGCCAGGCGCGATTGAACACCGACATCGGCGCGGTCAATACCGTTGTGCTGCTGACCAGTTCGCTGTTCGTCGCGCTGGGAACGTCGGCGTTGCGCACCGGCAAGGTCGCCGATGCCCACCGGCTGTTCCTCATGGCGTTGGTCGCCGGCTCCGTCTTCCCGGTGCTCAAAGCCTTCGAATACGTCCCGGAGGTCGCCTCCGGTCTGACGCCGGGAACCAACCTGTTCTTCATGTTCTACTACGTGATGACGGGCATGCACCTGTGCCACGTCCTTCTCGGGCTGGCGATCCTGTACTTCGTCGTCCGCGATCTGCGCGGTCCCGCCGAGCCGCGACTCTCGCTGGCGGCGACGGGTGCGACCTACTGGCACATGGTCGACCTGCTGTGGATCATCCTGTTCGCCCTGCTCTATCTGATGAGGTGA
- a CDS encoding TetR/AcrR family transcriptional regulator, protein MRQNGRVPNSATQREVQRQNTRARLLDAAIVEFQRSGTGGADINAIVKAAGVARSTFYFHFPTKEHVLLELIRRDERHLAEELDRFLETRHDLPTVLTTIVELVLDLESRWGGALFHDVIRLYFSPARPEREQWINHPIFVLLAAEIERSRIRGELYDDVDAYHSAAFFLLGLYALLTTVGESRSERDLALTKFVTSTLRSLRPASPR, encoded by the coding sequence ATGCGGCAGAATGGGCGAGTGCCGAACAGTGCCACGCAGCGGGAAGTGCAGCGTCAGAACACCCGCGCCCGCCTGCTGGACGCCGCCATCGTCGAGTTCCAGCGCTCCGGCACCGGCGGCGCCGACATCAACGCCATCGTCAAGGCGGCCGGGGTGGCGCGCAGCACCTTCTACTTCCACTTCCCGACCAAAGAACATGTGCTGCTCGAGCTGATCCGCCGTGACGAGCGGCACCTCGCCGAAGAGCTCGACCGGTTCCTGGAAACCCGGCACGACCTGCCGACGGTGCTGACGACCATCGTCGAGTTGGTCTTGGACCTCGAAAGCCGTTGGGGCGGAGCACTGTTCCATGACGTGATCCGCCTGTACTTCTCGCCTGCCCGTCCCGAGCGTGAGCAGTGGATCAACCATCCGATCTTCGTACTGCTGGCCGCCGAGATCGAACGCTCCCGCATTCGCGGCGAACTCTACGATGACGTCGACGCCTACCACAGCGCGGCCTTCTTCCTGCTCGGCCTCTACGCGTTGCTCACCACCGTCGGAGAGTCCAGGTCCGAGCGTGACCTCGCGCTGACCAAGTTCGTCACCAGTACGCTGCGCAGCCTTCGGCCGGCATCACCGCGCTGA